One Beggiatoa leptomitoformis DNA segment encodes these proteins:
- a CDS encoding CHAT domain-containing protein has protein sequence MTNLVTAIALLHKAFQQQTVTELQLQQVGTSLWPICRPLLLASHTPMQRIICLNTQAYPNLYWESLWHPVLHFLAKHPDYTFYHQWVNTQISSKQPFPLRILLFTIQSEKELQTTLEIETEQQVLYTVLQPFIQQGLVTLQMPDDGRFSTFTQLLEQAWHLVILSGHAVLSEQADIHFLFETTEGQTTVIPTTQLMRYLQNARIECLVLAVCHSAQLAADLHPYIPHVVGMRDKVLDRASHVFIQHFCQHLLQQQRVDIAVQQARIAMTQLLAPEETWSNAQLKTIVDPSQGQWSLPTLYSQNPLRTLTATVSATDLTPVQATPPPFLIGQRLVLRQLMTLLQQTKAMVWLTGEAGTGKTTIARRICWQLQQQGYDIFYSFDALPLTSTRPYLLYLEVITTETLPNIQQCLVNLNGACLFVSRQFFDSELPMVKYALPAPHFTDFLRYSRYLKLPHTQVQLRLIYHLFKGNFTVVQLFQNLPFTTDKALFHQQLAIAKRFLRGKMGE, from the coding sequence ATGACAAATCTTGTTACCGCAATCGCGTTGTTACACAAGGCATTTCAACAACAGACCGTTACAGAATTACAATTACAACAAGTGGGTACATCGCTTTGGCCTATTTGCCGCCCACTTCTTTTAGCAAGTCATACGCCAATGCAACGGATAATTTGCCTAAATACGCAGGCTTATCCTAATTTATATTGGGAATCTCTTTGGCATCCCGTATTACATTTTTTAGCAAAACACCCTGATTATACTTTCTATCATCAATGGGTTAATACACAAATATCCTCTAAACAACCTTTTCCTTTACGTATTTTACTCTTTACGATTCAGTCAGAAAAAGAGTTACAAACTACGTTAGAAATAGAAACAGAACAACAAGTTCTTTATACCGTGTTGCAGCCTTTTATTCAGCAAGGATTAGTCACGTTACAAATGCCCGACGATGGACGGTTTAGCACGTTTACACAGCTATTAGAACAGGCATGGCATTTAGTGATTCTTAGTGGACATGCGGTATTATCTGAACAAGCAGACATTCACTTTTTATTTGAAACAACAGAAGGGCAAACCACCGTTATTCCTACAACGCAATTAATGCGTTATTTACAAAATGCAAGGATTGAATGTTTAGTGTTAGCCGTTTGTCATTCTGCCCAACTTGCAGCCGATTTACACCCCTATATTCCACATGTGGTTGGAATGCGCGATAAAGTGTTAGACCGCGCTAGTCATGTATTTATTCAACATTTCTGTCAACATTTATTACAACAACAACGTGTTGATATTGCTGTGCAACAAGCACGAATTGCCATGACACAATTATTAGCCCCAGAAGAAACATGGAGCAATGCGCAATTAAAAACCATTGTTGACCCCAGTCAGGGACAATGGAGTTTACCCACTTTATACAGTCAAAACCCCTTACGCACACTAACAGCCACTGTGTCTGCTACCGATTTAACCCCAGTGCAAGCAACGCCGCCGCCTTTTTTAATTGGACAACGATTGGTATTGCGTCAATTAATGACATTGTTACAGCAAACAAAGGCGATGGTGTGGCTAACAGGCGAGGCAGGCACGGGTAAAACGACGATAGCCCGGCGAATTTGTTGGCAGTTACAACAACAGGGATATGATATTTTTTATAGTTTTGATGCTTTACCGCTGACATCAACACGCCCTTATTTACTTTATTTAGAGGTCATTACGACGGAAACATTGCCAAATATTCAACAATGTTTAGTAAACCTAAACGGTGCTTGTTTATTCGTCAGTCGTCAATTTTTTGACAGTGAATTACCTATGGTTAAATATGCCCTGCCCGCGCCCCATTTCACCGATTTTTTACGTTATAGCCGTTATTTAAAATTACCCCATACTCAGGTGCAGTTACGATTGATATATCATCTTTTTAAAGGTAATTTTACAGTCGTACAGTTGTTTCAGAACCTGCCTTTTACGACAGATAAAGCCTTATTTCATCAACAGCTCGCAATAGCAAAGCGATTTTTACGGGGAAAAATGGGCGAGTAG